The Porites lutea chromosome 11, jaPorLute2.1, whole genome shotgun sequence genome contains the following window.
ggtccttggtccgcgccttttccgaaaatgataaaatatttcgtcgagaaaaaaaaatacgttgaataatgaaagatatCGTGATTTACTGATTAGCATTCTTTCGTATGACGAAGCTTCAGCCTCCTTTTTCTGTGGGTGAAGGcacaaaattaaagtttgttgacagttaggttaatttgtctttcttgaagtttggatttttgcggcaccgtaaattacatggtcatgtttacttagcctgcgaataaataaaacgcaacgggaagacgtgcctttttgcagaacaggttttcagatcaacttttttctgctgttggaagcatattactgtagactttgaatttttttgttttatcgacTCTTGACAAATGTCACCAAATTTCGCTTggcggtccttggtccgcgacttATGACCTGGTTGAATAAAACTTCGCAAAATAAAAAGCGACGGCCTTTGctttcaaaaaatgttttgaaaatcgtccctatacatgtctacaagttctctttttttaatacctcGCATACATACAGActttttggtaattattttcgacCGCGCTGAAAACCGCTCGCGACGCTCGTGTGGGAGACTcgaggagactgttgtctgaagtctttgaaagaagagcagattattttatactcacaacatcttccgaaaaaaaactttagcttaattgcatcaagaaaagaaaaaaaataaatgaaatttgtgaaaatgacGTTTTCCtgtggaaactataacattttttcgtgctgcttacctgagacgcggaccaagggccacattcgcggaccaaggaccatcgaaaacGGTCGCCTTTTTTCGAACtccaagcaaaatatttatgtctggaacttgaaacttcaggattatcgagaagaacataaaagctatcttcagggaGTATTTCAGCTCGATTCGTGAAGATTCGGgtaagatattcaagttaatgacttttacacgcggaccaaggaccacatactgtagtACAAGGAGCGCAAGGAAGTTTTGGGAAGGCAAAAACTTGACTTATAAATAATACCTattgattttgatatttttctagAAAAACGCTAAGAATGTGAGGCTTCCATAACAAATGCTCATCGAGGATAACACCTAAAAATACTGTTTCTTTCACACGTTCAATAACATTGTTGTCAATTTGAATAGATATATCAAGTGTTTGCCTCCTTTGGCGAGGTCTAAAGAccataaaatttgatttttgaaAGTTAATGGACAGTTTATTTGCTGGACACCATTGGGTTAATTTAAGCATTTCAGAATTCAAGATTTCAGGAAGCAAGTTAAAATCTTTGTGGGAGAAAAACATGtttgtgtcatcagcaaaacGAATAAAGTCCACGACCTTTGACACGTTACACAGATCATTTATATAGAATAGAAGCAGGGGGACTAGTATAGAGCCCTGAGGCACCCCGCACTTTATTTCGCAAGACTCTGAACTGATACTATTAAATTCGACATATTGTTGTCTATTGCTTAGATAGCTTTTGAACCATCTAAGTGCAGTGCCACGAACACCATAATGCtctaattttgaaattaaaatgttatgatCAACGGTGTCAAAGGCTTTAGACAAGTCTATAAAAATACCAACTGTGCATTCCTTATTTTCAATAGCGGAAGAGATTTTGTCATATAAACAAGCAAGAGCATAAGCAGTGGAGTGATGCTTGCGAAAACCATACTGATTGTCAGAGAGAATGTTATGATTATTAAGAAACCTTAAAAGACGATTGTACATTACTCTCTCTAGGATTTTAGAGAATGCTGGTAAAACAGACACTGGTCGGTAGTTCGTAAATATATCCTGTTCACCAGATTTAAATAAAGGAATAACTCGAgcaattttagcgggattgtcatttgatattcagcggatcgcatccctggcattctttcggttagttcaaacattttctATAAGCCGGCAAAATtgccttgtcttcgaaactgaaatgctaaattgaactgcgaatgaagaatcatcgcggagagtcggtaggtgaGTTTTCATtcagagccgctttgtggtttcggcggccggtgattttgtttacgtgaagttttctgagatcaatgttataattcgaccttcttgctatttttaccgtcaagtgtgatgattctgttagcttttctttcttgcctccttttttttttcttcgttaaggaccaaatagcttcttttcaattaaagcaaatcattgtgtttttgaactaagtgttgcatgtgtgtgtttatttcattgcgtgattgcgaccgatttttatagaatttagtacaaccgtATCAGAGTTGTAccgcatgcagttgatagtttgaacgctAAACATGAACtacaatcgaaaaaaataaagcagttctgtatcatgccgacatttccaaacgatatttctcggtttgccacttgaaaatcgtgttttgctttttgcatgaattaacaaaggtcaaggagtagtgacgtcactggacggcattaacggctggtccattcagacgttactgagggaggaGGGAGTAATCACGCCGGCTGTCTCAAAAAAGTCGTCATTTAGTTACCGCGGTCACACCAGCGGTCTTAcccaaaaaaaatggcggccagAAGACAGCGTTTCTCCCGCGAACAAGTAATTGAAGAAGTTTTGGTGGAGAGTGAAGAAGCCGAGGAAGATGAAGGCCCTGAAGTTAATGTAAATGATATTTTGGAGACGTCGATAGGCAATTTTACTGCTCTTCGGCGCCCCATTTCCAATTACACCCATTTTAGGGAGGAAGCTAGTCAGCTAATGCTGAATGTCTACCACCGACATGAGGTTGGGGTGCATGGGATGGATAAATCTCTCATGTCTTCCCTCCCGGCGTGGCCCATGATCACATCAGAGGTTCTGATCTGGCTGAACAGGATAAGAAGGCGGATGTCGGCAAACCCGAAGGCTTCCAATCCATGGACTATAGAGGTGAAGCGTGACCTCCCCcaagaaatatttgaagttttAGTGAAGTCTGTGCAGGGGGCGCCTTCAGCTTTTGGGGTGTCAGTGGAGGACAATGTGATTAAATACACTAAAAAAAATCGTCTCCTGCGCGATTTCTCGAAGTTTTGTGGCATCCCTCAGAGTGAAATCGCCAATAAACTTAAGAAAAGCTTTGGCGGAAACCGTAAAGGTTTTAAAGCAGAGGTGCTTGCGAGCAGAGAAAAGCCTCTTTCTATATCCTACAATTGCAAACGAAAGCAGCTAACTCTAGTTTGCAATTATGGATGTTGGAATGAGTTTGGGTACAGTTTTCATGGGTAGTAAAATATGACATTTAATTaccttctgttttttttttttactataaaatatacaaactatttttaagtgttttaatTTCAGGGGCAGATCTGAGAATCTCCAAAGTACATTTTTCATTGCTAATATTTACAGATGATTACAGTATATAATATATGTAACGTTTCAAAATATCTCAAGGAAACACTCGAGACAACTCTCAGAGTGGCCACTATTCAGTGCATTATGGCCTGTTAAATCACGGTAAAGTTACATAAAATGCAGTTGTGTGCAGTCATTTGTCACTCAACAGATTATACAAGAAATGCTGAAGTTTCTGAAGCAAAAACAGATAACAGCTAATTGCGAAGGTCAGATGCTGTTTACTTACCCCAATAATGTGGTGGCTGCAATTGACACTTCATGTAACTTCACCTTTTCaccttttcatgattttaaatacttttctgAGACTAAGATAACCCTGCAAcaattttcccttcttttacACTTTTATGGATTAGTGTCCTAAGATGATCACCACATAAACAACAGCTTTGGTCAGCAGGATCAGCTTTATGTAGTCCACAATAACAATAGTTAGTGTCATTAAAAACCCTTTGGGGAATGTAAACATTTTTACTAGGAGTGTAAGAACAAGGTTCATGATGCTGTTCAGGTAACCATAGTAACATAATAAATTCATGCCTGAAAATTTCAGCCCATCGATTCTGGTAGGTGGTGTTTGCACTCAACTTTTGCAAAGCTATATGCTTAGCTTCTCTACCTTCCATTGTTACGGTTAAAAGACCTTGACCGTACTTATCATAGACTTGCCTGGCATGAGCAGGCACAACATGACCAATGGTCCAGATGGTGGGATTTACTGAGGTGGGTAATAGTAGTGCATTGGCACGATAGTACTCTTGTGCTAAGGTCGGAAGTTGCTCAAGATGAGTATCTTCCACTTCAAATCGATTGATGATTGAACACAAATCCCTCAGTCTTAACCCAACATAAGCAAGGGTGAGCACAGTCTGCTGTTGTTTTTGACTGTCTCCTTCCTGCCTCAAAAATGTCAACAACCTTGCAAAGTTGTGACAAAACAACCGTGACTCTTTGCCTGTAAAACGATACTGTAAATCCCCCGACTTACCCTGTGTTTCGTCAAACCATTTTTGAACCTTTTTGGCCAAGCGACCAGCCTTCACTTCACATTTGAGAGCAGTGACCACTCTCCCTAGACAGGTATCCTGTGGGACCTCTGCAAATGTTTTACAGGATGCTGGTATATTGGATTTGGCCACTGCCTCCTTTAACAATACTTTGAAAAAATACCCCCAAGCATTATTTTTGAGATGAAGTGGCTCTACATGAGCTTTGTTAATTAACTTACCTACCAAAGGAACACATTCTTGACGGCTCTTTTGACGAGCTATAAATTCTGTTACTTTAGTTCTCTTCTGTTTTCTGGACAAAGGTTTCCCATCCAGGGAGGACTTCAAAGAATCTACTTTTTGAACAACCTTCAGTCTACTTGAATACTCCCAGGGTTTCCATTTACATGAAGGGCTGGACCCAAATGTGCTGCTTAAATCAGTACAGTCATTTGTACTCACATTTGCAAATGACGAAAAGAATGTAGCAGAATTGCTTAGCTCCCCACCAAGCATTGCAAGCATTTTCATGTCATTGGGAAGCTCCTCAAAATGAAATGACACTTGTAAACCATTAATTTCAAATATACGTCCATCTAAATCTACAATTTGTTTGCATACAGAATTTAAGTACTTTTTTACAACAGGAGACGTCTCCTCTACATTAGCACCAAAGACTAAAAAATTGTCACTGCTGGATGCCACTCTCTTTCCTACATTCAGAAAACTAATAAGGAATGAACAAGCAGATTCATTTTTACCAAAAGGACATCCATCCCCCCCAAATGCAACAAGAAACCTACCCTCTGTTTCCCCAAACCATTTCAATGCACCTTTGCGTTTCCCCTGCATATTTAAGTAAAATTTTGCTAGCCGTGGTAAATACTCTCGTAAATCTCTAAAGCACCCATTAATATTTTCATCATCTATGTCAGTACAGAATTCTTCCTCAATATAATAAACCTTTCCTATGTCAATCTTTTTAATTTCACTTACAAGAGAATTATAAGTGATAAGTTTTGGTATGGGACAGTTTGGCATAAAATTAATTGCTGTTTTACCCCCCCTCTTTAAATTACTGGACTTCATTGAGGATGCCTGCCTCACAGCTTGATATTTCCTTTTCCCCATTACCCCAGAAGTATAGTAAGTAGCTATACTTCGCAATATATTATCTTTTGAACATTCAAATTCTGCCAACTGCCTTCGCTTACATTGCTTAATGACATAATTTGTAACCTTACTGTTAGATAATATATAATCACCAAGCACActagttttgcattttttagaaACAGTGTGGTAGAGACCATCAAGTGCAGGTCTTTTGTTAGATTTTGTTCCTCCATGAATCTTCATGGCAGCCTGAAATGTTTCT
Protein-coding sequences here:
- the LOC140953024 gene encoding uncharacterized protein; the encoded protein is MPQKRKDYVRFAVGQYAKERKIRQQELAKEKASLSSEVKTLQRQIQRLDNKKKELGECLSAESQEKNVHTPEVTRVRPPTNTVSPQTLQRRCRETFQAAMKIHGGTKSNKRPALDGLYHTVSKKCKTSVLGDYILSNSKVTNYVIKQCKRRQLAEFECSKDNILRSIATYYTSGVMGKRKYQAVRQASSMKSSNLKRGGKTAINFMPNCPIPKLITYNSLVSEIKKIDIGKVYYIEEEFCTDIDDENINGCFRDLREYLPRLAKFYLNMQGKRKGALKWFGETEGRFLVAFGGDGCPFGKNESACSFLISFLNVGKRVASSSDNFLVFGANVEETSPVVKKYLNSVCKQIVDLDGRIFEINGLQVSFHFEELPNDMKMLAMLGGELSNSATFFSSFANVSTNDCTDLSSTFGSSPSCKWKPWEYSSRLKVVQKVDSLKSSLDGKPLSRKQKRTKVTEFIARQKSRQECVPLVGKLINKAHVEPLHLKNNAWGYFFKVLLKEAVAKSNIPASCKTFAEVPQDTCLGRVVTALKCEVKAGRLAKKVQKWFDETQGKSGDLQYRFTGKESRLFCHNFARLLTFLRQEGDSQKQQQTVLTLAYVGLRLRDLCSIINRFEVEDTHLEQLPTLAQEYYRANALLLPTSVNPTIWTIGHVVPAHARQVYDKYGQGLLTVTMEGREAKHIALQKLSANTTYQNRWAEIFRHEFIMLLWLPEQHHEPCSYTPSKNVYIPQRVFNDTNYCYCGLHKADPADQSCCLCGDHLRTLIHKSVKEGKIVAGLS